In Paenibacillus sonchi, a single genomic region encodes these proteins:
- a CDS encoding DUF2164 domain-containing protein → MKPIKLPKEQREIITENIRAYFEAERGESIGHLAADNLLEFFLQELGPVIYNGALGDCRTLVGQRMQSLEDDIYALEWKKR, encoded by the coding sequence ATGAAGCCAATCAAGCTGCCCAAAGAGCAGCGGGAGATTATTACTGAGAATATCCGGGCCTACTTCGAAGCCGAACGGGGAGAGAGCATCGGCCATCTGGCGGCGGACAACCTGCTGGAATTTTTCCTGCAGGAGCTCGGACCGGTGATTTATAACGGAGCGCTGGGCGACTGCCGCACGCTGGTAGGCCAACGGATGCAATCACTGGAGGACGACATTTACGCATTGGAATGGAAGAAACGTTAA
- a CDS encoding GNAT family N-acetyltransferase, with product MFHYVIDEELKLKLLMPEHARPMFALVERSRARLRQWLPWVDGVTEQAHLETFIKNSVKQGSENGGFSAGLWVREELAGIIGYHEIDWHNRSVGIGYWLGEGYEGKGYMTSACRVFVDYALLEMDLNRVEIRCATGNRTSRAIPERLGFVFEGVIRQAEKLPSGYVNHAVYGLLRSEWKLLG from the coding sequence ATGTTTCATTATGTCATTGACGAAGAGCTTAAGCTGAAGCTGTTAATGCCTGAGCACGCACGCCCTATGTTTGCGCTGGTGGAGCGCTCGCGCGCCCGGCTCAGACAGTGGCTGCCTTGGGTGGACGGTGTTACGGAGCAGGCTCATTTGGAGACTTTTATCAAAAATTCGGTCAAACAAGGCAGCGAAAACGGCGGCTTCTCTGCCGGACTATGGGTCCGGGAAGAACTGGCCGGCATCATCGGATACCACGAGATTGACTGGCACAACCGCTCAGTAGGCATAGGTTACTGGCTCGGTGAAGGCTATGAGGGTAAAGGCTACATGACCAGCGCCTGCCGGGTCTTCGTGGACTACGCACTGCTTGAAATGGATCTGAACCGTGTTGAGATCCGCTGCGCTACCGGCAACCGGACGAGCCGGGCGATACCTGAACGCCTGGGCTTCGTGTTCGAAGGTGTGATCCGTCAGGCAGAAAAGCTCCCGTCCGGCTACGTGAATCACGCTGTCTACGGGCTGCTGCGCAGTGAGTGGAAGCTCCTGGGCTAA